The following is a genomic window from Synergistaceae bacterium.
CATTCGGGTCCGAACTGTCACCGGAAGCGCTTTTTCAAAAAAAGAAGCGACCTTCTCCAGCTTCCCTGGAAGCAACGGCCAAAAACGAAGACACTCCTCCGGAAAAACGCTCCAAAAACGCTTTTCCAGAAACGGATCCGCCGTCACAACAGAATATTCACCAAGCGACATCCACATATAATACTCGTTCAGACGCCACACACTTCCCAGCAACATCGTACATAACGCTATCCTGACCCAGTGAAACTTCTTGGAAACCACAAAACGTTACCTCCTGCCAAAAGCTGTGCAGGCTCTGCTTTCTGAATTTCCTCAAAACCGCTGAAACTCATTTCAGGTCATTTCGATATTTTCAGAAAATCCCATAAATTTTATTTCGGGCTCCAGACAGACGCCCGTCTTCTGAAATACTATATCACGACATAACTCCACCAGTCGGAAAATATCCTCTCCTCTGGCATTATTTGCATTTAAAATAAAGTTCGCGTGAGAGTCGGAAACAACGGCGCCTCCCACTCTCATCCCCTTGCAGCCGCAGACGTCCAGCATTCGTCCCGCGGCGTCTCCCGGCGGATTTTTAAAGGCGCATCCCGCGCTTCTCTCTCCATGAGGCTGACCTGACCTCACGCTCCGAAACCGCGCAAGGGTATCCTCGATTTCCGCCCGCGGCGCGCTTTTCAGTCTCAATTTACAGCGCAGAATCAGGCGGTCGGGAGCCGTCAGAGAAAAATGACGATACGCGTAGTGAAAATCCGCCCGCTTCCATTTTTTGATCTCTCCGTCGTTTTCAAGGGTCACGACCTCTTCAAGAAGCTCGGCGGCGCTTCGTCCTCCGGCTCCGGCGTTGCCCGCCACGGCCCCTCCCACGGTGCCGGGAATGCCAAAAGCGAACTCCAGCCCCGAAAGCCCTTCCAGAACCGTTTCCCGCACAAGACAAGGCAGGAGATAACCGGCATCCACGCTCACCAGGGTCTCAAGAGGATCTTCACCCAAAACCCGCGTCGTCTCCTTCAGGCCCCGAGTCGAAAGCACCAGGCCCTCCAGATCTCCGTCCGCAAAAACGACGTTTGTCCCCCCGCCCAATATATAAAGAGGAAAACCCGTCTCTTTCCGCAGGCGAAACAGGGCGCAAATATCTTCCACCCTTGAGGGCTCCGCAAAAACTTCCGCTCTGCCGCCCACTCCCAACGCAGACAACGGGGAAAGATCCCTGTTTTCCTCAAAAGCGCAGGACAAAACGCCCTTCAGTTTCTTTTTCCACAACATGACCTGTTCCCGTTTATATCATAATGATTATAATCTAAAGAGCATCTTTAAGAAAGCGCACTCTTGTTTTTAAGCGGAGCTTTCAGATAAGCCTCCCCCAGGCGCGAGACATTCCCCGCTCCCAGCGTCAGCAGAACGTCTCCGCCGGAAAGAACCTCATCCAGACGCTCCAGCGCCTCTTCTCCGTCGCGGCAAAGGAAGCAGCGCCGCCCGTCGTTCTCCATGATTTCGAAAATATCCCGGGACGAAACCGGAGACGAGGGTGTCTCTCCCGCCGAATACACGGGAAGCAGCACCGTTACATCCGCCTCCTCCAGAGAGGAGGCGATCTGCCTGTAAAAAACGGCGGTACGGGTGTAGCGATGGGGCTGAAACACCACCACCAGACGCCGGTCCGGATAAATGTCCCGCAGGGTGGAGAGGGTCGCCAGAATTTCCGCCGGGTGGTGGCCGTAATCATCCAGGACCTCCACGATTCCCGCTTCTCCGATTTTTTTCTCTCCCGTTTTCTGAAGGCGGTGACGGGCGCCGCTGAAGTCCCGCAGGGCCCGAAGAATTTCCGCGGAAGGAACGTCCAGCAGCGACGTGACCGCGCAGGCCACCAGAGCGTTCATGATGTTATGGTCTCCGGAAACGTTCAGCTCCACCCGTCCCCAGTCCCTGCCCTCTCTGGCCACGGAAAAAACGACGCCGCCGCCCTTTTTGCGCCATACGTCAAAAGCTCCCCAACTCCAGCATTTTCCCCAGCCGCAGGTAACGAAACACCCTTTTTCCCGTGGGTTCGCCTTTTCGACGGAGTCCATCAGAGACTGGGTTCCCTCGTCCTCCGCGCAGACCACCAGGGGGGTTCCCGGCTTTCGTCCAAGAGCGAAGCGCGTAAACGCCTCAAGAAGGGCCTCTTTCGTCTGAAAATAATTGACATGATCCCAGTCCACGTTCGTTATCGCCGTCACCGCCGGTCTGAAAAATTCGAAGGAACCGTCGCTTTCGTCAATTTCCGCCACAAACAGGTCGCCGCCGTACCGGGCGTTTATCCCGATGTCACGAATTTCCGCCCCCACGGCCAAAGTGGGGTTGCGGCCCGCCCGTTCCAGAATCATGCCGATCATGGAGGAAGTCGTGGATTTGCCATGGGCTCCCGCCACGCCTATCCCCCGGGAGGCGTTGAACAGCCAGCTCAGAAGCTTTCCCCGGCACTCCGTTCTTACGCCCCGTTTTCGGGCGGCCGCAAGCTCTTCGTGTTCCGGTTTGATCGCGCTGCTGTAAGCCACGAACTGGGGGGAAAGGTCTTCGATATGAGAGGATGAATGTCCCGCGGCGCACCGGATTCCATGTTTCTCCAGCGTCGCCATATATTCGCTTCGGGCCAGGTCGCAACCGCTGACGTCGAAACCCGCTCCCGCCAGAATCAGGGCGAGGGCGCTCATACCCGACCCGCCGATACCTATGAGATGAATTCGTTGTACTCCTTCCAGTTCCCTCACTTCACGCATAAAAAAACAATTCCCTCCGTGAACAGCCTGAACCCCATGAACGATCTGAATCCCGATTCGTCACGGGTTGAATATCATGGGCATTATACCAGAGCGAAAAAATCCCCGCCTCAAAGTTCCGTTCCCATTTTCCACAGTGTACGGGAGGCTCTGTCGTCAGCGGAAATTTCTCCTCTCGGCGTTTTTTTTCGAAGGCACAGGGTCAGCAGTTTCGAGAAGGCATCCTCCGGACCGGTATTTTCCTCTTCGTACCAGACGAGATTTTCGCTTATCGCGGCGAAACATCGGGCGTTCGCCTCCTGATGACCGTCCGCCGCGTCCTTCCAGGGAATCGTAAGGGCCGGAATGCCATACAGAGCGAGCTCGGCCAGGGTCGACGCGCCGGACCTGCAAATCACGGCATCCACGAGAGAATAAAAAGGAGACATATCCCATCGCCGCCCCAGAAAATGAACGGAAGCGCCGGGCACGGGACCGGAGCTGTCTCCAAGAATGGCAAAAACGAGAGGTCTGAGTTTTTCCGGGGAAGTCTCCTTCCTGGAGCGGAAAAGTTTTTCCGACAGGGCGTTCAGAGCGGCGCTGCTGAGAGAACCTCCGATCACCCCGATCACCAGATCGTCCTCCTGAACCTCGATCCCCAGGGCCCGGGCGGCGTCCCGCCGGTTCATCCAGGAAAAGCGGCGGACGGGAATTCCCGTTGTGACAAAGGGAACCTTCAGCCCTCTGCACTCCTTCCAGCCCGCCGCCACCGGAACCCCCATCCGGGAGGCGAGACGCGTCGCCTTCCCCGCGCAGGCGTTCTGTTCGTGAATGACCGTCGGGATTTTCAGTATCCGGCACCAGAGCAGCGGAGCAAGAGAAATATACCCGCCAAAAAGATAGCAGCGGTCCGGACGCAGACGCCGCATCAACCTCCCCGCGCGGAAAAAAGCGAGAAAAAACTCCAGAACCCGCCAAAGATTTTTCAGAATGGAAGAACTTCCCAGAGGGGAGCCGGACAAAAACAGCCGTTCCGGAACGACGCCCCGGGAAGCGTAAATTTCCGCCTCCAGGGGACGACTGCCCGAAAGACAGGTTATCCGTTCCGCTTTGCGCTCCCTTTCGATCCACTGCCGAAAGGCCAGCGCCGGAAAAATATGCCCTCCCGTGCCCCCTGCCACAATCAGAACCGTTCTCGCTCCGTCGGACGCCCCGGCGTTCATGATTTCGCGGCCCGCTCACCCGATGAAGCCCCTGACGCCGACCGGGCGTTGATCTCCCGGGCGAGGCGCATGAGAAACCCCACCTTTATCCACATGAAGACGAGGGCGCTGCCTCCCGCGCTCACAAACGGCAGAGGAACGCCCGTCAGGGGCATCAGCTTCATGACCCCGCCCACGTTGACGAACATGGGAAAGAGAATCGACGCCGTCAGACCCCATATCAGGACCGACGCGTACAAACTGTCGGCGCGGCGGTACAGGCGCCAGGATTTCCAGGTCCAGAGGGCATAGAACAGCATGACGCCCGCCGTCCCCACCAGACCGAATTCCTCGCCGATGGCGGGAAAAATGTAGTCCGTGTGGGCCGCGGGCAGGTAGTTCATTTTCTGAAGGCCCTTTCCAACCCCCACCCCCAGAATGCCTCCGTTGCTGAAGGCCACAAGTCCCTGAATAATCTGAAAACCCTTGCCCATGGGGTCCTCCCAGGGATCGAGAAACGCCAGCAGCCGCCTCATGCGATAGGGCTCCAGAAAGATCATCGCCACAAAAACCCCCAGCAGAAGCATCCCTCCCAAAAGAGGATATTTCCATCCCCGGGCCACCACGTGCATCGACATGCAGATCGCGAACACCAGAACAATGCCTCCCATGTTCGGCTGCAGATAAAGAGGGAGGGAGGAGAGCAGCGCCAGCAGAAAGGAGGGCCTGAAAAATCCC
Proteins encoded in this region:
- the murC gene encoding UDP-N-acetylmuramate--L-alanine ligase, with the translated sequence MREVRELEGVQRIHLIGIGGSGMSALALILAGAGFDVSGCDLARSEYMATLEKHGIRCAAGHSSSHIEDLSPQFVAYSSAIKPEHEELAAARKRGVRTECRGKLLSWLFNASRGIGVAGAHGKSTTSSMIGMILERAGRNPTLAVGAEIRDIGINARYGGDLFVAEIDESDGSFEFFRPAVTAITNVDWDHVNYFQTKEALLEAFTRFALGRKPGTPLVVCAEDEGTQSLMDSVEKANPREKGCFVTCGWGKCWSWGAFDVWRKKGGGVVFSVAREGRDWGRVELNVSGDHNIMNALVACAVTSLLDVPSAEILRALRDFSGARHRLQKTGEKKIGEAGIVEVLDDYGHHPAEILATLSTLRDIYPDRRLVVVFQPHRYTRTAVFYRQIASSLEEADVTVLLPVYSAGETPSSPVSSRDIFEIMENDGRRCFLCRDGEEALERLDEVLSGGDVLLTLGAGNVSRLGEAYLKAPLKNKSALS
- a CDS encoding UDP-N-acetylglucosamine--N-acetylmuramyl-(pentapeptide) pyrophosphoryl-undecaprenol N-acetylglucosamine transferase, whose amino-acid sequence is MNAGASDGARTVLIVAGGTGGHIFPALAFRQWIERERKAERITCLSGSRPLEAEIYASRGVVPERLFLSGSPLGSSSILKNLWRVLEFFLAFFRAGRLMRRLRPDRCYLFGGYISLAPLLWCRILKIPTVIHEQNACAGKATRLASRMGVPVAAGWKECRGLKVPFVTTGIPVRRFSWMNRRDAARALGIEVQEDDLVIGVIGGSLSSAALNALSEKLFRSRKETSPEKLRPLVFAILGDSSGPVPGASVHFLGRRWDMSPFYSLVDAVICRSGASTLAELALYGIPALTIPWKDAADGHQEANARCFAAISENLVWYEEENTGPEDAFSKLLTLCLRKKTPRGEISADDRASRTLWKMGTEL
- a CDS encoding putative lipid II flippase FtsW translates to MAEPREGQHVQQRFWLLWMIPMLLSLMGIVMIASLTSRGGKEGYGLTLRQIHFLGIGFFFMCCCYLTPLRLVRNMSGFLWLAAVLMVFATLIPGIGVRVGGARRWLNLGFVQFQPLELLTVAVPLFLADRLEVSRRENIQGFFRPSFLLALLSSLPLYLQPNMGGIVLVFAICMSMHVVARGWKYPLLGGMLLLGVFVAMIFLEPYRMRRLLAFLDPWEDPMGKGFQIIQGLVAFSNGGILGVGVGKGLQKMNYLPAAHTDYIFPAIGEEFGLVGTAGVMLFYALWTWKSWRLYRRADSLYASVLIWGLTASILFPMFVNVGGVMKLMPLTGVPLPFVSAGGSALVFMWIKVGFLMRLAREINARSASGASSGERAAKS
- the murB gene encoding UDP-N-acetylmuramate dehydrogenase, with amino-acid sequence MLWKKKLKGVLSCAFEENRDLSPLSALGVGGRAEVFAEPSRVEDICALFRLRKETGFPLYILGGGTNVVFADGDLEGLVLSTRGLKETTRVLGEDPLETLVSVDAGYLLPCLVRETVLEGLSGLEFAFGIPGTVGGAVAGNAGAGGRSAAELLEEVVTLENDGEIKKWKRADFHYAYRHFSLTAPDRLILRCKLRLKSAPRAEIEDTLARFRSVRSGQPHGERSAGCAFKNPPGDAAGRMLDVCGCKGMRVGGAVVSDSHANFILNANNARGEDIFRLVELCRDIVFQKTGVCLEPEIKFMGFSENIEMT